Proteins encoded within one genomic window of Bufo bufo unplaced genomic scaffold, aBufBuf1.1, whole genome shotgun sequence:
- the ALKBH5 gene encoding RNA demethylase ALKBH5, with the protein MSVSGYTDLREKLQSLSRETPPPSGMKKRKQPASDTEEEEEGALSDQEEEEARKVRSGIRQVRLFSPEECSLIEAKIDEVVSRADKGLYREHTVDRAPLRNKYFFGEGYTYGAQLQKRGPGQERLYPKGEVDEVPEWVHELVIRRLVEKRVIPEGFVNSAVINDYQPGGCIVSHVDPIHIFERPIVSVSFFSDSALCFGCKFQFKPIRVSEPVLFLPVRRGSVTVLSGYAADEITHCIRPQDIKERRAVIILRKTRTEAPRLENKTMSSGHHPERLSGSNRQHILKPKRSHRKADPDAAHRPRILEMDKEENRRSVLLPKPRRRSNFSSENYWRRPYDYVDNYTDMGEDEDSPARKVKMRRH; encoded by the exons ATGTCCGTAAGCGGTTATACCGACCTCCGGGAGAAGCTGCAGTCCTTGTCCCGGGAAACCCCGCCACCTTCCGGGATGAAGAAACGAAAGCAGCCGGCCTCAGacacggaggaggaggaggagggagcgctGTCCgaccaggaggaggaagaagccCGGAAGGTGCGCTCCGGGATCCGCCAGGTCCGCCTCTTCTCCCCGGAGGAGTGCTCCCTCATCGAGGCCAAGATAGACGAAGTGGTGTCCCGGGCCGACAAGGGGCTGTACCGGGAGCACACGGTGGACCGCGCGCCGCTGCGCAACAAGTACTTCTTCGGGGAGGGCTACACGTACGGGGCGCAGCTGCAGAAGCGGGGCCCGGGCCAGGAGCGGCTCTACCCCAAGGGCGAGGTGGACGAGGTCCCGGAGTGGGTGCACGAGCTGGTGATCCGGCGCCTGGTGGAGAAGCGCGTCATCCCGGAGGGCTTCGTCAACAGCGCCGTCATCAACGACTACCAGCCCGGCGGCTGCATCGTCTCGCACGTGGACCCGATCCACATCTTCGAGCGGCCGATCGTCTCCGTCTCTTTCTTCAGCGACTCCGCGCTCTGCTTCGGCTGCAAGTTCCAGTTCAAGCCGATCCGGGTGTCCGAGCCCGTGCTCTTCCTGCCGGTCCGCCGGGGCAGCGTCACCGTGCTCAG TGGATACGCCGCTGACGAGATCACGCACTGCATCCGGCCCCAGGACATCAAGGAGCGCCGCGCTGTCATCATACTAAGGAA AACAAGAACAGAAGCTCCGCGTCTGGAAAACAAGACCATGAGCAGCGGTCATCACCCGGAGAGGTTATCTGGTAGTAACAGGCAACATATCCTGAAACCAAAGCGGTCCCACCGCAAGGCTGACCCTGACGCAGCTCACCG ACCTCGCATCCTCGAAATGGATAAAGAGGAGAACAGAAGGTCTGTGCTTTTACCAAAACCCAGGAGACGAAGCAACTTCAGCTCTGAGAACTATTGGCGGAGGCCTTATGATTATGTGGACAACTATACGGATATGGGAGAGGACGAGGACAGCCCGGCCCGCAAGGTGAAAATGAGGCGACACTGA